The stretch of DNA GATAGTTTTCTGTATCACAACGATTGGCTTTTTAACAATCAACATCGCAAACGGCTTCGACTTCGACTTCGACTAGCATTGCGGGATCGACAAGTGCTTGAATTTCGACCATTGTGTTTGCTGGTGGATGTTCGCCAAAGTATTCTTGGTGTGCTTGCGCAAACTCAGCCCAGCGTTTTATATCCGTGACATAGACGCGAGTACGGACAACATCGTGCAAGTCTGCGCCTAAATTTTGTAAAGCTTTTTGAATAATTTCTAGACAGCGCTTGGTTTGAGCATACGCATCATTTGGGGCAAAAACACCACCTTGCTCGTCAACAGGCGCAGTACCCGATACATAAATCTGATTCCCAACACGGATAGCACGACAGTAACCAGCTTTCGTTTCCCATGTCGTTCCCGACGATGTTCTTTGTCGTTGCATACTTGTTTCTCGGCGATCGCCAACATCTTCTAAATTAGTTGGAGGAGGCTAGCTAAGCATTATAAAGCTTGATAGATTGCAAAACACAATGATAAGGAGTAGCAAATGACTGCAATAGCATCTACTGATTCACCTGATTTTATGGCAACTTTAACGGCTGCTGTAAAGAGTAAAAAAAGCGATCGTCCCTCAACTTCCGCAGTAGTTTTGGCACTGTTACAAGCAGAGAAAGCAGCTAAACAGCAACGCATTGTCTATTCTGTAGACAGGTTATTAGGTACTTGGCAACTTTGGTTTACTGCTCCACGCAAAGCACACTTGCAAAATGGTCAAGCTTTAGGAAAAGGCTTTTATATACCTCAAATTACACCCGCGCAAATTTCTTTCATTAATCAAGACAAGTTATCTATTAGCAATCAGATTCAATTAGGTTCACTAATATTTAAGCTTACAGGTTCTGCTAAGTACCTGGGAAAGAAAAACTTGCTAGCGTTTGACTTCACTTGGATGCAATTGAGCTTGTTCGGTCGAACTATTTATAGTGGTAAGTTTCGTACTAAAGCTAGGACAACTGATTTTTTTGAGCAACCAATTGCTAAACTTCCTTTTTTTGCTTTCTTTTTGGTAACTGAAGATTTTATTGCGGCTCGCGGTCGTGGTGGTGGAATAGCAATTTGGGTTAGGAATAAGTAGGTTGTTTCTAATTAGGAAAAATTTTAGATAAATCAAGTACTAAGTCTGAGAAATGAGGTAATTTAACTGATTCTGTTGGGAGAAAGATGAGTTTTTGGCGATACCCAAAGTGATTTTTTAAATCTTGATAAGGCTCGCTGTAGCATTCTAGGCAATTAGCTTGTAAGTTAAATATCCAGTAATGAGATATCTTGGCTTCTGCGTATAATGGTAGTTTAACTTCTTGGTCGTAACTCAAAGAATCAGCTATTTCAATCAGCAGCAATACATCGTCTGAAGTGGGATGAGCAGATAAGTAGTCATCAGAACGATTGCGCACAATTGTTAAATCAGGCTCAGGCTCACTATCTTGAAATAAGACAATAGGTTCTTGTCCGCGTATAACGGTACTGTTTCCTACTAGCTTAAACAATTCGCGGTATAAACGAGTGCTACAAACAGAGTGAGATGTGCCTTTAGCTGACATTTGAAAAATTTCTCCGCGAATAAGTTCAACTCGGTGTTCTTGAAAAAATCCAAGTTCTGCGAGGCGGTGATATTCTTCTGGTGTGAAGCGTTTAGCCGTGACTGTACTCATGAGCACTCCAAATATGCGATCGCAGGTTGTATTCAAATCGTAGCTCGCAGCAGCAATGAACTGACTAAATGCATTAACGTCTTGTTGTCACTACTGGTGCATTCACAGTTAGCCGTAGCTGTGATGCAGAAATTGCCAACCAAGGTTGACCTGAAATGAGATGAGTAAAAGGACTAGTGGTGGGTACTGTTAATTGCGCATTAACTAACCCGAATTGTGCCTCTACATCAAATGAAAAATTCAACAAATCAGCATTCTTAGTACTAAAACTAGAAGCACCTAAGCGCGGTTTAAAGCCAAGACTAAATAAGGAATTGTAGTTCAAAGTACACAGAGGGCGATCGCCTTGTCGCACGCTAACGCTGTTGTTTCCCCAGATAAACTCTGCAAGTTCTTTTGGCAATCCCCAAATTTCGCGCCCGCCAGCAACAGAATCAGGGTTATCGACATAAATATGCGAAACCCAGCCACCGATTTTCCCTGAGTGAGTGACAGCAGCAGCAACGACGATTAATTCGCTGTACTCTAGTACTGAACCCGTAGTGTAATTAGATAGATACACTCCACCAACTGTCTTACCAGGAAGTACAGAAATGATATCGAGTTGTTGAGGAATTAAAGCACGAACGCGGTCAATATCTACAAGATGCAATGTTGCAACTGCAAAACCTTGAAGTGTCCAGGGTGGTTGGGGATATAGTGCCATTTTTCGTATTCTTTAGCTATTACCTCTTACCTATTACCCAACTATCTGCAAAAAAAAATCCCCACTCAGGAGAATTCCGAGTGGAGACTCAGCTATGAACTGCAATTATTTGGTTTCGGTGAAATCTGCATCGATAACATCGTCACCGCCAGGAGTAGCACCTGCATCGCTACCATCAGGAGTAGGACCGCCACTAGCCGCAGCACCGGGACCACCTTGTTGTTGATATAGGTTTGTACCAATGCTGTAGAGGGTTTGCTGTAACTCTGGCATCAAAGTTTTAATGCGATCGTCATCTTCTTTAGAGACAGCTTCGCGCAAGTCTTTGACCAAGCCTTCTACTTTGGTTCTATCGCTAGCAGGGACTTTATCACCTAAGTCTTGCAATTGCTTCTCGGCTTGATATGCTAGAGAATCAGCTTGGTTTTTGCGATCGACTTTTTCACGGCGCTCTTTATCAGCAGCAGCGTTTCTTTCAGCTTCAGCTACCATGCGTTCAACTTCGGTCTTATCGAGAGTTGAAGCACCAGTAATGCTAATTGATTGTTCTTTACCACTGCCTTTATCTTTCGCAGTGACGTTGAGAATACCGTTAGCGTCAATATCGAAGGTGACTTCGATTTGCGGAACGCCACGCGGTGCAGGAGGAATGCCATCGAGGCGGAATGTCCCTAAGCTCTTGTTATCACTCGCCATTTCGCGCTCGCCTTGTAGAACGTGAATTTCTACGTTAGTTTGCCCGTCAACTGCTGTGGAGAAGACTTCAGATTTCTTAGTAGGGATTGTGGTGTTGCGTGGAATAATCCGAGTCATAACACCGCCTAAGGTTTCTACACCCAAGGATAGTGGCGTGACATCGAGTAATAAGATTCCTGTAACATCACCTGCAAGAACGCCAGCTTGAATAGCTGCACCAACTGCGACAACTTCATCAGGGTTAACACTTTGGTTCGGTTCTTTACCCAGCATCCGCTTGACGAGTTCTTGAACTGCGGGAATTCGTGTAGAACCACCAACCAACACAACTTCGTTAATCGAGTTTTTGTCGATCTTGGCATCGCGTAGAGCATTTTCTACAGGAACGCGGCAGCGATCGATCAAGTCGGAACACAATTCTTCAAACTTGGCACGCGTCAGCGTCATATCCAGGTGCTTAGGGCCATCCTGGGTTGCGGTAATAAATGGTAAGTTAATTTCTGCTTGGGTAACGCTCGAAAGCTCAATTTTGGCTTTTTCTGCCGCTTCGGTTAAGCGTTGTAGCGCTTGTCTATCTTTACGCAGATCGATTCCTTCACTTCTACGGAATTCTTCTGCTAAGTAATCGACAATTTTCTTATCGAAGTCGTCACCACCTAAGTGGGTATCACCAGAGGTCGCTAATACTTCAAATACACCATCGCCGACTTCAAGGATGGATACGTCGAAGGTACCACCACCAAGGTCAAATACAAGAATAGTTTCGTTACTCTTCTTATCAAAGCCGTAGGCAAGGGAAGCGGCGGTAGGTTCGTTAATAATCCGTAAGACTTCAATACCTGCGATTTTTCCAGCATCTTTTGTTGCTTGACGCTGCGAGTCATTGAAGTAAGCAGGAACGGTAATAACTGCTTGAGTAACAGTCTCGCCTAGGTATTTGCTGGCATCTTCAACTAACTTACGCAATACCTGCGCAGAGATTTCTTCTGGGGCAAACTGCTTGCCAACACCAGGGCAATCGAGCTTGACATTGCCACTGCTATCGCGCAACACTTTGTACGCTACTTCGGTAGCTTCATTTGTGACTTCGTCATATCGACGTCCGATGAAGCGCTTTACCGAGTAAAACGTGTTTTCGGGGTTCATAACTGCTTGGCGCTTAGCAATTTGACCTACCAAGCGATCGCCATTCTTCGCAAAGGCAACGACGGATGGCGTTGTCCGAAAACCTTCTGCATTAGCAATAACGGTGGGTTTACCACCTTCCATCACTGCGACACAGGAGTTAGTCGTACCTAGGTCAATTCCAACTACTTTTGCCATTGGGAATCTTGGCTCCGTATAACTACTTAAATGAGAACAAAACTAGAATTGAACAACTATCTAATCAGCAGCCCCTTCCAGTTTCAATACTGATGAATTTATGTACTGATTTATATACTGAACATGGCTTGCTACTCTATGAAGGAGGGTTT from Chroococcidiopsis sp. TS-821 encodes:
- a CDS encoding RidA family protein, which translates into the protein MQRQRTSSGTTWETKAGYCRAIRVGNQIYVSGTAPVDEQGGVFAPNDAYAQTKRCLEIIQKALQNLGADLHDVVRTRVYVTDIKRWAEFAQAHQEYFGEHPPANTMVEIQALVDPAMLVEVEVEAVCDVDC
- a CDS encoding Uma2 family endonuclease, which translates into the protein MSTVTAKRFTPEEYHRLAELGFFQEHRVELIRGEIFQMSAKGTSHSVCSTRLYRELFKLVGNSTVIRGQEPIVLFQDSEPEPDLTIVRNRSDDYLSAHPTSDDVLLLIEIADSLSYDQEVKLPLYAEAKISHYWIFNLQANCLECYSEPYQDLKNHFGYRQKLIFLPTESVKLPHFSDLVLDLSKIFPN
- a CDS encoding acetoacetate decarboxylase family protein, which translates into the protein MALYPQPPWTLQGFAVATLHLVDIDRVRALIPQQLDIISVLPGKTVGGVYLSNYTTGSVLEYSELIVVAAAVTHSGKIGGWVSHIYVDNPDSVAGGREIWGLPKELAEFIWGNNSVSVRQGDRPLCTLNYNSLFSLGFKPRLGASSFSTKNADLLNFSFDVEAQFGLVNAQLTVPTTSPFTHLISGQPWLAISASQLRLTVNAPVVTTRR
- the dnaK gene encoding molecular chaperone DnaK, with the protein product MAKVVGIDLGTTNSCVAVMEGGKPTVIANAEGFRTTPSVVAFAKNGDRLVGQIAKRQAVMNPENTFYSVKRFIGRRYDEVTNEATEVAYKVLRDSSGNVKLDCPGVGKQFAPEEISAQVLRKLVEDASKYLGETVTQAVITVPAYFNDSQRQATKDAGKIAGIEVLRIINEPTAASLAYGFDKKSNETILVFDLGGGTFDVSILEVGDGVFEVLATSGDTHLGGDDFDKKIVDYLAEEFRRSEGIDLRKDRQALQRLTEAAEKAKIELSSVTQAEINLPFITATQDGPKHLDMTLTRAKFEELCSDLIDRCRVPVENALRDAKIDKNSINEVVLVGGSTRIPAVQELVKRMLGKEPNQSVNPDEVVAVGAAIQAGVLAGDVTGILLLDVTPLSLGVETLGGVMTRIIPRNTTIPTKKSEVFSTAVDGQTNVEIHVLQGEREMASDNKSLGTFRLDGIPPAPRGVPQIEVTFDIDANGILNVTAKDKGSGKEQSISITGASTLDKTEVERMVAEAERNAAADKERREKVDRKNQADSLAYQAEKQLQDLGDKVPASDRTKVEGLVKDLREAVSKEDDDRIKTLMPELQQTLYSIGTNLYQQQGGPGAAASGGPTPDGSDAGATPGGDDVIDADFTETK